Part of the Psilocybe cubensis strain MGC-MH-2018 chromosome 11, whole genome shotgun sequence genome is shown below.
GATATATAAAGGGTCTCATTCCACATATAATTGTCCAAGGCATCTGCAGTCCAGATACCTAGTAACCTGCTCATTTctcagcttcagcttcatcaCTCAACTCAACTCATCTCAGTCTCAGCTAGAATTAGCTatcaaactcaaactcaaacACCGTAATAATGCAGTTCCGAACTAcaaccgccgccgccgccctcctCACCGCGCTCTCGCTAGCCACAGGCGCCGCAGCCGTCACATGCGCCGTCTGTGCGCCCACAATCACGTTCAGCGGTGTCGTGCGCACGCTCACGCTCGTCCGCCAGGAGAGCGGGAACACcgtgcagtgcaagtgcgtttttctttctttcttttttcgtcTTTGATTCGACAGAATGATCTTGTCGTTGGAATGTAAACTAACCATTTTTTGAACAGCTACGACACCCCTGCGATCCCGGGATTTTCTCCTGGATGTTTATATGGCGTGAGTACCCGCTTGCTGAAGATGTTTGGTAATGGGACTGGAAAAGTAAATGTTTATTTGGATTTGCAGAACGTTAATGGCGCGCTCATCTTTACGAACGCGGGCACGGCGTGCCCGAGCACGATTCCGCTAGTCACGAAGACTTCGTGTTGAGTGATGATAGTTAGTTGGGATGATATCCTGGTTTGTGAGTACTTTACAGCGGAATGAGTCAGAGAGGTTAGAGTACTTaccttttgtttttgtttttgctaTAGAGCAAGGACTCAGTTAGTGGGAAGAGGATACTACAAGAAATGTACATTCAAAACGATGAAAATATATACTCATTTCGCAGGAAACatggatgttgattggaTGAAATAAAAGGCACTTGAGCCTCATTTTCAACTGAATAAAAGTCTAAAAGCTTACGTTCAAAGTCCAAAATTCAATCTGTAAGTGCCAATTCATTGGACAATCCGGTGGCTAAAAATAGACGGCAACTTAATGAGGGAAAGGCGGGCGTTGGAAATGTGATCCGGTGATAGTCCCGTCTCGAAGAGCATTTGCCAATACTTATCACTGGAATGTATATCTGATCACAATATCTTGTTGAACACATCAGATGTTCTCCGCATTTTCTGGTGTTTCTTGGTGGCAGGTGCTATGCACTGGCAGGCTCTTCAATGAGCACTTCATCTGCGCTCCTATCACATGATCAACAGGCTAACTCAACACAGCCTGACTAAAACGCGCTTACACTAAATTGAATAATCTCCTCCCTAAGTGTCTCTCAAAACACTAGAAGAATGCACATTCTCTCACTTTCTCGTCCCATGACCCCTATTTGCGCTATTCTTGGCGCCTCCCCGCATCATTAATAGTAAACAGCCTCGGGGACGCAAGCTGCCGAGCCGGATGGTGTCCTGACCCACCCACCAAATTCCGTTATGCATCCTTTGGATTTTAACCCGCAACCCCTCTTGCTTCCCTTTGCTACCCTACGCCGACCTGGACGCGGTGCTGATTGCCTGCACGTTGGTTCTGTACATTGAACGTTGATACCTGCTGAGAAGAAGCGAAATATCTATTGGTAACATAATGGGAAGCACTATCACCGTCGACATCTCGGACCGCATCGCGACTATCACCCTCAACCGACCTGCGAGCCTTAACGCCATCACCACTGACGGTGCGTTTGTAGTTGGTGTCTCTACCCAGTTATTTAATAGGGTTATCTGACGTTCGGTGCTTTCGTGGTGCGCCATTTCGTGCACGTAGACTACGACGCGTTCGCGAATGCGTTGAGAGAGATTGACAAGAATGAGGATGTGCTCATCACAGTGTGGCAAGGTGCGCTTTCCAATCTCGTGCATTCATGCTCTCTTTAACTAATACATATCCCTGTATTGTTATTGTTAGCTACTGGCAAATGGTTCTGCGCGTACGTCTATCTCTTTCTGCGTGTACTTGCGCAACACCCTGCGGTTCAACTGTCGCTGAACGGTGAATTGTCAATTTGTAGCGGCACAGATGTCAAGCGCTCGGGAAACAATCCTGCAGACTCCATCGGGAGCGTGCGCAAGGCGCTGAAGAATAATGTCGTGAGCACGACGACGGACTGCGGCAAGGCGGTAAGCAGTattacctcaaccttctACACGCGTATCCAGTGATTGACATTGCGATAGCTCTACTCCCATAGCAAGATTCTGGTAGCGGCTCTCAATGGGCCTGTGATGGGTACGTCAACTTGTGCAATTTCTGGAGCGCGGTGCGGGCATTGACGGGGTCGCTAGGTATAACTGCTGGTATGGGGTTTAATGTTGTCAGATGATGTTATGTGCGGAAGACGAACTGTTGTGGTACTACAGCCTTCCTCGGCTACTTCGATTTCATCTACGCCCTCCCGAGCGTATGGCTGGCTGTTCCTTTCACTTTCCTTGGTGCGTTAAAGTGCCAACCAATGACGCCTGCGCTCATTTTCCCTGTAATTTTCTTTTGATTAGGTATTGTTGCTGAAGGAGGAGCTAGCGTCAGCTTCGTCAATCGAAGTGAGCACACCTATTTTGTTTTCTCTATGCTGTGGCCAGGCTAAAACACATGCGCAGTGGGAGTAGCAGTTGCCAACGAGGTTCTGATCTGGGGCAAGAAAAAGACAGCCGACGAGCTCCTAGCTTGCGGTTTCCTCAAGTAAATCCTCTCACCTTTTTTTCCAACATCACTTACACATGCTTATTATTCGTGCTCAATGATCACAGTAAAATATTCCCAAACCAAAGCGCCGAGTCCTTCCACGCAGAAGTGCGGAAACTGCTCCTCGATGAGCTGTCCGGACTCGACCCAACCGCACTGTTGGTGATGCGGAGTCTTATCCGCCGAGGGCTGCACGAGAAAAACGACCCGGACGCTGTGAATCTGCGCGAGAGCTACGGTGCGTATCTGGTTCAAATATTCCATCTGCTACCCTATTGTGTGCAACGTTTCGAAGAACTGATGTGTTCTCTCTCTTGGATGTGTGCGAACAGCTCAAGCGGAACGGTTTGCGAGTGGAATACCTGCGCTCCAGTTCTCGAGAATCGCGCGCAAGGAGATTAAGCACAAACTATGATGGTAGTTTTGTTTCGCCGATTTTCAACATGTTGATCTGTAGTATTTTGAGAAATATAATGTATAGGCTAGGAGCGGTTGCACTTCGTCAGCGATATTTTTATTATTATTCAAATTCTTGTTTTGAGGGCACGGTTACCCTGGAAGACGCAAGTTGCAAACCTGTGTCATGTAAAGACCATGGGAAAGTAGGAAGGCTGGTATCGCATGCGCTACGAAGGCTACTAAAGTGGAGTTCCACGGGCAGCAGTATAGGCCAGTCGCGAATGGGAGAACACCACTGAGTCCCGGGAGCAGGCGTTTCCTCGATGCCTTCAACAAGCCCTGGGCCATTCAACGATTCACATACGAAGCTCTTCAGGTAAAACGGGATATTGGGTCAAGAGAGCGTCAATACCTATATTCCTGTCTATCCAAATGATTGCAGGTTTTCCAGTGCCTATGGGCGAGTTTGCATGAACCCTGGCGTGGATATCATTTTTCGGTAGAGGTTGAGCATAGTACGGAGTCGGATTAGGTGAAGTTCTGCTAATGGTGGGAGATGTCTCCATTCTAGTAGTAATTGCTTGGTTTTTTGGGATGGGCAAGGGATGGGGTGGGTGTAGGAGGATGAGTGAGGTTTTATGATGAACTGTGTTTCGGTGTAGAGGGGAGATTTGCCTGCTGTTGTAGTGAGACCTCGAGATCTGAGAGGCTATGACTGTACGACTACGAGGAGACGCGACACGACATGAcatgacgcgacgcgacgcgattTTGGGACACGAATGGCACGTGCATTTGATAGCCAATAGGAGTGACATTCGAAGGTTGTAGAGAGTGAATGGTAaccttgaacttgaactcgaACTCTGATGTTGCTTTTGCATTTTGTTCTTGGACGTCTCGGTCTGATGCACTCTTGTACTCTTTGCTTTGCATTGTGAAGAATTGGTGTCTGTCTGGCGAAACGGATGGGTTTTCGTGCTGCTTCTCGGTCTTCAACTTTGGACCTGGTGTCTGGTTCTAACAGGCGCTTCAATTGCGATTTGGTTCTTCGATTTGCCTGTGTCGAGGTCGGGGATTTGGAAAGGCAGGTCTGTATACTTTGGTCGGGGGTTGAGCTTTACTGTGTTGAATCTTCGTTTGTTGCTCTCTGCTTTCTATGCGACTGGACGTTTAGGATGCCTGCAAAAATACTATTGTGCTACTGGACAACTGGGCTACGTTTTTCCTTGGGTACTACTGCTGGCTTTTTTCTCATTGGACGCGGTAGCATTTCAATAAGCTAAACACGACGACTCTTGCGATGTtgtttgttctgttctgtttttttccTGCTCCCGCTTCATGAATTCCAAGATTTCAAGGTGCCCGTCCTCTGGACCTAGGTGTTTTCCCCACTCGATCTTATTCTCGATCTTCTGACACTGTCTCAGGTATCTTCGTCGTCTCTGACATAACATTCTGGACGCGACGCGTATACGTTTGTGTGG
Proteins encoded:
- a CDS encoding 3,2-trans-enoyl-CoA isomerase, whose product is MGSTITVDISDRIATITLNRPASLNAITTDDYDAFANALREIDKNEDVLITVWQATGKWFCAGTDVKRSGNNPADSIGSVRKALKNNVVSTTTDCGKALYSHSKILVAALNGPVMAFLGYFDFIYALPSVWLAVPFTFLGIVAEGGASVSFVNRMGVAVANEVLIWGKKKTADELLACGFLNKIFPNQSAESFHAEVRKLLLDELSGLDPTALLVMRSLIRRGLHEKNDPDAVNLRESYAQAERFASGIPALQFSRIARKEIKHKL